In Rhizobium sp. WSM4643, the following are encoded in one genomic region:
- a CDS encoding GFA family protein, whose protein sequence is MTERHTGGCLCGAVRFSTTTKPGPVVGCHCSQCRRQTGFYYAAVNVARAALSVDGTEAVRWYRSSEEAQRGFCSNCGSALFWQADGSAEVSVMAGAFDTPSGLAFGHHIYCADKGDFYEITDGLPQYAVNPV, encoded by the coding sequence ATGACCGAACGGCATACAGGCGGCTGCCTTTGCGGCGCCGTGCGATTTTCGACGACGACGAAGCCAGGACCTGTCGTCGGTTGTCACTGCTCGCAATGCCGCCGGCAGACGGGGTTTTACTACGCTGCGGTCAACGTGGCCCGCGCGGCTCTTTCGGTTGATGGCACTGAGGCGGTCCGCTGGTACCGGTCGAGCGAAGAGGCGCAGCGCGGCTTCTGCTCCAATTGCGGCTCCGCGCTGTTCTGGCAGGCGGACGGATCGGCGGAAGTTTCGGTCATGGCAGGCGCCTTCGACACGCCGAGCGGCCTGGCCTTCGGCCATCATATCTACTGTGCCGACAAGGGCGATTTCTACGAGATAACAGATGGCCTGCCGCAATATGCGGTGAATCCGGTTTAG
- a CDS encoding DUF1003 domain-containing protein, with the protein MSNLSEFVHHHFDKPADELGDVEKRVLAKAHQRKVISTDVNAAFSAEASFGERIADSIARIGGSWSFIIAFFVFLTAWTVINTIILVSGAFDPYPFVFLNLILSMLAAIQAPIIMMSQNRQAERDRFEAAKDYEVNLKAELEVLSLHQKIDMRVLTELTALREDVARLSAEFAAKG; encoded by the coding sequence ATGTCTAATCTCTCGGAATTCGTGCACCATCATTTCGACAAACCGGCCGACGAACTCGGCGACGTCGAAAAGCGCGTGCTGGCGAAAGCTCACCAACGCAAGGTCATCTCGACCGACGTCAACGCCGCCTTCTCAGCCGAAGCCTCCTTCGGCGAGCGTATCGCCGACAGCATCGCCCGCATCGGCGGCTCCTGGTCCTTCATCATCGCCTTCTTCGTCTTCCTCACCGCCTGGACGGTGATCAACACCATCATTCTGGTGAGCGGCGCCTTCGACCCTTATCCCTTCGTCTTCCTGAACCTGATCCTGTCGATGCTCGCCGCCATCCAGGCGCCGATCATCATGATGTCGCAGAACCGCCAAGCCGAACGCGACCGCTTCGAGGCCGCCAAGGATTACGAGGTCAATCTCAAGGCCGAGCTCGAAGTGCTCTCTCTGCACCAGAAGATCGACATGCGCGTGCTGACCGAACTGACGGCGCTGCGCGAGGACGTTGCCCGGCTCAGCGCCGAATTCGCTGCCAAGGGCTAA